A portion of the Acidihalobacter yilgarnensis genome contains these proteins:
- a CDS encoding (Fe-S)-binding protein: MRRQSLSAALRVALFPSCMAEGFYPRAVEDARWLLRAAGAEVTTPTAATCCGQPAYSTGHHADARAMMRQCLDAFDGADYVVLPSGSCASMLRCFAPGLMAGSDAAPAADALATRSYELAQFLDDVVGWHPPSDSLAGRRLVVHHGCHALRELRAAGAAENLLRAAGAELLSWPAQHECCGFGGAFAVKMPEVSAAMADRKLDTLPAAELLVSADPGCLLQLAGRAAATGRSLPVRHLASVLREAADGA, encoded by the coding sequence GTGCGGCGGCAGTCTTTGAGCGCCGCCCTGCGCGTCGCCCTGTTTCCTTCCTGCATGGCGGAGGGTTTCTATCCGCGTGCGGTCGAGGACGCCCGCTGGTTGTTGCGTGCCGCCGGCGCGGAGGTGACGACGCCGACGGCGGCTACCTGCTGCGGCCAACCGGCCTACAGCACCGGTCACCACGCGGATGCACGCGCGATGATGCGGCAGTGCCTCGACGCCTTCGACGGTGCTGATTACGTGGTCCTGCCTTCCGGCAGCTGCGCCAGCATGTTGCGGTGTTTCGCCCCTGGGCTGATGGCCGGCTCGGACGCGGCGCCGGCAGCCGACGCGCTCGCCACTCGCAGCTACGAACTGGCACAATTTCTCGACGACGTGGTGGGCTGGCATCCGCCTTCGGATTCGCTGGCAGGCCGACGGCTGGTGGTGCACCACGGTTGCCATGCTTTGCGCGAGCTGCGCGCGGCCGGTGCCGCCGAAAACCTGTTGCGCGCCGCCGGGGCGGAACTCCTGTCCTGGCCAGCGCAGCACGAATGCTGCGGCTTCGGCGGCGCCTTCGCGGTGAAGATGCCAGAGGTGTCCGCCGCCATGGCCGATCGCAAGCTGGATACGTTGCCAGCGGCGGAGCTGCTGGTCAGCGCCGACCCCGGCTGCCTGTTGCAGCTCGCCGGGCGAGCCGCCGCTACCGGCCGTTCGTTGCCGGTCCGACATCTGGCCAGCGTGCTGCGGGAGGCCGCCGATGGCGCATGA
- a CDS encoding NADP-dependent oxidoreductase: MSAADPVTNRRIVLARRPVGMPVPEDFRLENGPVPEPEAGEMLCRTLYLSVDPYMRGRMNDGPSYAPGVGLGEVMVGGSVSRVVSSRLDGYAPGDLVAGFNGWQDYALSNGERIRRVDPAVAPPQAFLGTLGMTGLTAYVGLLDIADPQPGETVAVAAAAGAVGSMVVQFAALRGCRVVAIAGSADKCAYARDELGADVALDYHDLHFPEALEAACPQGIDVYFENVGGAVLEAVLPLLNLGARVPVCGQIAHYNDTAPATGPDRLPRFVMSVLARRLRVQGFIVGDHLGRLADFNRDVGQWLREGRIHHREDVVDGLENAPEAFIDLLRGGNLGKRLIRVAPEDATTV, encoded by the coding sequence ATGAGCGCGGCCGACCCGGTAACGAATCGCCGGATCGTGCTGGCGCGGCGTCCCGTCGGCATGCCAGTGCCCGAGGATTTCCGCTTGGAGAACGGGCCGGTGCCAGAGCCCGAGGCGGGCGAGATGCTGTGCCGCACGCTGTACCTGTCGGTCGATCCCTACATGCGCGGGCGGATGAACGACGGCCCGTCCTACGCGCCGGGGGTGGGCTTGGGCGAGGTCATGGTCGGCGGCAGCGTGAGCCGGGTTGTGAGCTCGCGGCTCGATGGCTACGCGCCCGGCGATCTCGTGGCCGGCTTCAACGGTTGGCAGGATTACGCGCTTTCAAACGGCGAACGTATCCGCCGCGTCGACCCGGCCGTGGCCCCGCCGCAGGCCTTTCTCGGTACGCTGGGCATGACGGGCTTGACTGCCTACGTGGGGCTGCTCGACATTGCCGATCCGCAACCCGGCGAGACGGTGGCGGTGGCCGCGGCGGCGGGTGCGGTGGGCTCGATGGTGGTTCAGTTCGCAGCGTTGCGCGGGTGTCGGGTGGTCGCGATCGCGGGTTCTGCCGACAAATGCGCCTACGCTCGCGATGAACTCGGCGCGGATGTCGCGCTGGATTATCACGACCTGCACTTCCCCGAGGCGCTGGAGGCGGCTTGCCCGCAGGGTATTGACGTCTATTTCGAGAACGTCGGCGGTGCCGTGCTCGAAGCCGTACTGCCGCTGCTCAATCTCGGCGCGCGCGTACCCGTGTGCGGTCAGATCGCACATTACAATGACACGGCCCCCGCGACAGGCCCGGATCGCTTGCCACGCTTCGTGATGAGCGTGCTCGCGCGACGGTTGCGCGTGCAGGGTTTCATCGTCGGCGATCATCTGGGCCGACTGGCGGATTTCAACCGCGATGTCGGTCAGTGGCTGCGCGAGGGCCGAATCCACCACCGTGAGGATGTCGTCGACGGTCTGGAAAATGCCCCGGAGGCCTTTATCGATCTGCTCCGCGGGGGTAATCTCGGTAAGCGTCTGATTCGCGTGGCGCCGGAGGATGCGACCACGGTTTGA
- a CDS encoding iron-containing alcohol dehydrogenase, with protein sequence MQNFTFYNPTRILFGKGKIAGIADEIPAGSRVLMTYGGGSIRTNGVYDQVMAALAGFTVFEFGGIEANPRFETLMRAVERCREDSIDFLLAVGGGSVIDGTKFIAAARYHEGDAWALLSEQAPIKRALPLASVLTLPATGSEMNAGGVITREATHEKLPFRSPLLYPRFSVLDPSTTFTLPLRQVANGVVDAFTHTVEQYLTYPVNAPLQDRFAEGLLQTLIEEGPKALAQLDDYDARANVMWCATLALNGLIGAGVPQDWTTHMIGHELTALHGLDHAQTLAIVLPGTLRRRRVAKRDKLVQYGRRVWGIDATDEEVVIDQAIERTRHFFESMNVKTRLSDYGIGREAIPPLLEGLERHGMIRLGGHADVTPDISREILELCA encoded by the coding sequence ATGCAGAATTTCACCTTTTACAATCCGACTCGGATTCTATTCGGAAAGGGCAAAATTGCAGGTATCGCCGACGAAATTCCCGCGGGTAGCCGGGTATTGATGACCTATGGTGGCGGCAGTATCAGGACCAACGGCGTTTACGACCAGGTGATGGCCGCACTCGCCGGATTCACCGTATTCGAGTTCGGCGGGATTGAGGCAAATCCCCGCTTTGAGACGCTGATGCGCGCGGTTGAACGATGCCGCGAGGACTCCATCGACTTCCTGCTCGCCGTCGGCGGTGGTTCGGTGATCGACGGCACCAAGTTCATTGCCGCGGCCCGCTACCACGAAGGCGATGCCTGGGCACTGTTGTCCGAACAGGCACCGATCAAGCGCGCGCTGCCGCTGGCCTCGGTGCTGACCTTGCCCGCGACCGGCTCGGAAATGAATGCCGGTGGTGTGATCACCCGCGAGGCCACGCATGAAAAACTGCCTTTCCGCAGTCCGCTGCTTTACCCGCGCTTTTCGGTGCTGGATCCATCCACGACCTTCACGTTGCCACTGCGGCAGGTCGCCAATGGCGTGGTCGATGCCTTTACCCACACCGTCGAGCAATATCTGACCTATCCGGTCAATGCGCCGCTGCAGGATCGCTTCGCGGAAGGTCTGCTGCAGACGTTGATCGAAGAGGGCCCCAAGGCGCTGGCGCAGCTTGATGATTACGACGCTCGCGCGAATGTGATGTGGTGCGCCACCCTGGCGCTCAACGGGCTGATCGGAGCCGGTGTGCCGCAGGATTGGACAACGCACATGATCGGCCATGAGCTTACCGCGCTGCACGGGCTCGATCACGCACAGACGCTGGCCATCGTGCTGCCGGGCACGCTGCGGCGTCGGCGTGTCGCCAAGCGGGACAAACTGGTGCAGTACGGCCGGCGTGTCTGGGGTATCGATGCGACCGACGAAGAGGTGGTGATCGATCAGGCCATTGAGCGCACCCGGCACTTCTTTGAATCGATGAACGTCAAGACCCGTCTGTCCGACTACGGCATCGGCCGCGAGGCCATTCCGCCGCTGCTGGAGGGACTCGAACGCCACGGCATGATTAGACTCGGCGGGCATGCCGACGTGACCCCGGACATCAGCCGCGAGATTCTGGAGCTGTGCGCATGA
- a CDS encoding TetR family transcriptional regulator C-terminal domain-containing protein, which produces MRGCLIGNLAAELGGASPDCRTRMAESVAEWRVRVALQISRAQWQGTVRRDRDAAVLAAYLWDV; this is translated from the coding sequence CTGCGTGGCTGTCTGATCGGCAATCTCGCCGCCGAGCTGGGAGGCGCGAGCCCAGACTGTCGGACGCGCATGGCTGAATCCGTGGCCGAGTGGCGGGTGCGTGTCGCGCTGCAGATTTCCCGTGCGCAGTGGCAGGGCACGGTCCGGCGCGATCGGGATGCGGCGGTACTGGCAGCCTACTTGTGGGATGTCTGA
- a CDS encoding LutC/YkgG family protein: protein MKPTMLARIREAAARRPDPGLMSPPPRPSVADARALLERRFGDNGIEWLVFADETAARDWLTGFAVDFESAAVSQWVPESLAPPLPTAPPETAALGVSRARLAVAESGTLILDAREGRRTHLLPPTHLIWLATGDVVADLPSALARLGGALPSAVGLHSGPSRSADIGGVLVQGVHGPGRVMVVMLPSISPPPRSGKLSPLRGGKAVPADPEFERASSYGLCVFVGGDHQRGDCHYRPQERGGFHPSAAQRDRGARLRHRVLLPEPGAA, encoded by the coding sequence ATGAAACCCACAATGCTGGCGCGTATCCGCGAGGCGGCAGCGCGCCGTCCCGACCCCGGTCTGATGTCGCCGCCACCGCGACCATCCGTCGCCGACGCGCGCGCGCTGCTCGAGCGCCGCTTCGGCGACAACGGTATCGAATGGTTGGTATTCGCCGACGAAACAGCAGCGCGCGACTGGTTGACCGGATTCGCGGTCGATTTCGAGAGCGCCGCGGTCAGTCAATGGGTGCCGGAGAGTCTGGCGCCGCCGCTGCCCACCGCGCCGCCGGAGACTGCCGCGCTCGGTGTCAGCCGCGCGCGCCTGGCAGTGGCCGAGTCGGGCACGCTGATTTTGGACGCCCGTGAGGGCCGGCGCACGCATCTGTTGCCGCCGACGCACCTGATCTGGTTGGCAACCGGCGACGTGGTTGCGGACCTGCCCTCGGCACTCGCGCGCCTGGGCGGCGCGTTGCCCTCGGCGGTCGGTTTGCACTCGGGGCCCTCGCGCTCCGCCGACATCGGCGGGGTGCTGGTTCAGGGCGTGCACGGCCCCGGTCGCGTGATGGTAGTCATGCTGCCCTCTATTTCCCCGCCCCCGCGCTCGGGTAAGCTCAGCCCACTTCGGGGCGGCAAGGCCGTTCCCGCCGATCCGGAATTCGAGCGGGCATCATCGTATGGCCTATGTGTATTTGTTGGTGGCGATCATCAGCGAGGTGATTGCCACTACCGCCCTCAAGAGCGCGGCGGGTTTCACCCGTCCGCTGCCCAGCGCGATCGTGGTGCTCGGCTACGGCACCGCGTTCTATTGCCTGAGCCTGGTGCTGCGTAG
- a CDS encoding HAF repeat-containing protein, translating to MNPCRLLPPASAIVLLAGLLFGLAAQADARYRITDLDLLPGGHGSQATAINARGEAAGSAVNRHGVLHAVRWRLRREVQDLGLLPGAHNARAFGINVRGEVIGEMGMRTGVEQAFLWRPRYGLRALGTLGGRNSVGFGINAVGEITGTADTRKGRGHAFLWRPGRGMRDLGTLGGHSSDGIAINDRNEIVGQSTTRSGTMRAFIWTLQRGMTDLGTLGGRNSNATAIDSRGAITGAAETSAHVMHAFLWTPDAGMRDLGTLGGTSTGLGVNEWDEVVGMSMTGKGAMRAFLWTSTTGMRPLDALIPKGSGWTLVMANAINARGQIVGVGRYHGEEHAFLLTPRPEYRQATDRAR from the coding sequence ATGAACCCATGCAGACTACTACCTCCCGCGTCCGCCATCGTTTTGCTGGCCGGCCTGCTGTTCGGCCTCGCCGCCCAGGCTGACGCGCGCTACCGTATCACCGATCTCGACCTACTGCCCGGCGGGCATGGCAGTCAGGCCACGGCCATCAACGCGCGCGGCGAGGCCGCCGGCTCTGCGGTCAACCGGCACGGAGTGCTGCATGCCGTGCGCTGGCGTCTCCGTCGCGAGGTACAGGATCTGGGGCTGCTGCCGGGGGCGCACAACGCCCGCGCCTTCGGCATCAACGTGCGCGGCGAGGTGATCGGGGAAATGGGCATGCGCACTGGCGTGGAGCAGGCCTTTCTGTGGCGGCCGCGTTACGGGTTGCGCGCCCTGGGCACCCTGGGTGGGCGTAACAGCGTTGGCTTCGGCATTAATGCCGTCGGCGAAATCACCGGTACCGCCGATACCCGCAAAGGGCGGGGCCATGCCTTCCTGTGGCGACCGGGACGTGGCATGCGCGATCTCGGCACGCTCGGCGGGCATAGCAGCGACGGCATTGCGATCAATGATCGCAATGAAATCGTCGGCCAGTCGACGACACGATCCGGCACAATGCGGGCCTTCATCTGGACATTGCAGCGCGGCATGACCGATCTCGGCACCCTGGGTGGGCGCAACAGTAATGCCACAGCGATCGACAGCCGCGGTGCGATCACTGGCGCCGCCGAAACCTCGGCCCATGTCATGCACGCCTTCCTGTGGACGCCGGACGCTGGGATGCGCGACCTCGGCACACTCGGCGGCACCAGTACCGGTCTTGGCGTCAACGAGTGGGACGAGGTGGTCGGTATGTCCATGACCGGCAAGGGTGCGATGCGCGCCTTTCTGTGGACCTCGACGACGGGTATGCGGCCACTCGACGCGCTGATTCCGAAGGGCAGTGGCTGGACGCTGGTGATGGCCAACGCGATCAATGCGCGCGGACAGATCGTGGGCGTGGGTCGCTACCATGGCGAGGAACACGCCTTTCTGCTGACGCCGCGCCCCGAATATCGGCAGGCGACCGACCGCGCACGCTGA
- a CDS encoding flavin monoamine oxidase family protein, whose protein sequence is MQQDCVIIGAGLSGLYIARALALAGADFTVLEARERAGGRILSRAPTRLAATADARFDLGPAWVWPHFQPLMDELIQALDLPLFAQAIEGAGLYEDASQAEPQRMEGQSPHGESRRIAGGAGRLIEALCASLPAGRMLLGHTATRIEAIAGGGVAIHHRDATGTAIRQARRVVLALPPRLIASEITFEPPLPSSLQKHLTSTPTWMAAHAKLVALYEHPFWREQGLSGEAFSRRGPLTEIYDASPHEGGPHALFGFYGVPAAARRALGHEALIARGLDQLERLFGPQARTPIECLIKDWSESPLTATPADEVPPPGHPDYGLGGLGRSLWDGRLLFAGTESAERNGGYLEGAVEAGVEVLALLDDLNTQ, encoded by the coding sequence ATGCAACAGGACTGCGTGATCATCGGTGCCGGCCTCAGCGGCCTGTACATCGCACGGGCATTGGCGCTTGCCGGCGCGGACTTCACCGTTCTAGAAGCCCGCGAACGGGCCGGCGGGCGTATCCTCAGTCGAGCGCCGACACGACTGGCAGCGACGGCAGATGCCCGCTTCGACCTCGGCCCGGCATGGGTATGGCCTCACTTCCAACCCCTGATGGACGAGCTGATCCAGGCGCTCGATCTACCGCTGTTTGCGCAGGCGATCGAGGGCGCGGGACTGTATGAGGACGCGTCGCAAGCCGAACCGCAGCGCATGGAAGGCCAGTCGCCGCACGGCGAATCGCGGCGAATCGCAGGTGGCGCCGGTCGCTTGATCGAAGCGCTATGCGCCAGCCTGCCAGCTGGACGAATGCTACTCGGGCACACCGCGACCCGCATCGAGGCCATCGCTGGCGGCGGCGTGGCGATACACCATCGCGACGCCACTGGCACCGCGATCCGGCAGGCGCGCCGGGTCGTGCTGGCCTTGCCGCCACGCCTGATCGCCTCGGAAATCACCTTCGAGCCGCCCCTGCCATCCTCCTTGCAAAAACACCTGACCTCGACCCCCACCTGGATGGCCGCGCACGCCAAGCTCGTGGCCCTTTACGAACACCCTTTCTGGCGCGAACAAGGGTTATCCGGCGAGGCCTTCAGTCGACGTGGGCCGCTGACCGAAATCTACGACGCCTCGCCGCACGAAGGCGGTCCCCACGCATTGTTCGGGTTCTACGGCGTGCCGGCGGCCGCACGCCGCGCACTCGGTCACGAGGCATTGATCGCCCGCGGGCTCGATCAGCTCGAACGTCTGTTCGGCCCGCAGGCCCGCACACCTATTGAATGCCTGATCAAGGACTGGAGTGAATCGCCCCTAACCGCGACCCCTGCAGATGAAGTCCCCCCGCCCGGACACCCCGACTACGGCCTGGGCGGCCTCGGCCGCTCGCTGTGGGACGGGCGCCTACTATTCGCGGGCACCGAATCCGCCGAACGCAACGGTGGCTATCTTGAGGGTGCAGTCGAAGCGGGCGTAGAAGTGCTCGCGCTACTCGATGACCTCAACACCCAATAA
- a CDS encoding DMT family transporter: MIATTALKSAAGFTRPLPSAIVVLGYGTAFYCLSLVLRSLPVSITYAIWSGLGIVLVTLAGALVYKQIPDLAAWIGMGLIIAGVLVINLYSRTVVHP, from the coding sequence GTGATTGCCACTACCGCCCTCAAGAGCGCGGCGGGTTTCACCCGTCCGCTGCCCAGCGCGATCGTGGTGCTCGGCTACGGCACCGCGTTCTATTGCCTGAGCCTGGTGCTGCGTAGCCTGCCGGTAAGCATCACCTACGCCATCTGGTCCGGGCTCGGCATCGTGCTGGTGACCCTGGCGGGCGCGCTGGTCTATAAGCAGATTCCCGATCTGGCGGCCTGGATCGGCATGGGGCTGATCATCGCCGGGGTGCTCGTCATTAATCTCTATTCCCGTACTGTGGTGCATCCATGA
- a CDS encoding LutB/LldF family L-lactate oxidation iron-sulfur protein, translating to MAHESRIDYRANANAILRDTPGVREAVTRATTHFDANREQAYGEIDEVALRDWAAGLRRHVLANLDRYLSQAEENLTAHGVEVHWADDADEALAVLETLVRRHEVRRVVKGKSMLSEEIGTNAALARQGVEVFETDLGEYIIQLAGEHPSHIIAPAIHRSVEDIAEQFEAQLGTARDADPDALAAAARERLREAFLSADMGITGANFVVADTGTVALVENEGNIRISTSIPRVHVAFVGIEKVVPRLADLGSLLPLISRAATGQRLGNYVSLISGPRRADEPDGPEAVHVVFVDNGRSALLGDLEQGEALACIRCGACLNTCPVFRQTGGHPYQWAYSGPIGAVLAPALLGLERAWMLPQASTLCGACEDVCPVRIPLPRMLVTWRQRAADAGLGFTGETMAIKAYRWVATHPGLFHRTMRMLGGPLGHALGGAPVLTEWTRFRVLPPADNAERDKK from the coding sequence ATGGCGCATGAGTCACGCATCGATTACCGTGCGAACGCGAATGCCATTCTGCGCGACACCCCCGGTGTACGCGAGGCCGTCACCCGCGCCACGACGCATTTCGACGCCAATCGCGAACAGGCCTACGGCGAGATCGACGAGGTTGCGCTGCGCGACTGGGCGGCCGGCCTGCGCCGACACGTGCTCGCCAATCTGGATCGTTATCTGAGTCAGGCGGAGGAAAATCTGACCGCTCACGGCGTCGAAGTACACTGGGCGGATGACGCCGACGAGGCGCTCGCGGTGCTTGAAACCCTGGTGCGACGCCACGAGGTCCGGCGCGTGGTCAAGGGCAAGAGCATGCTCTCCGAGGAGATCGGCACCAACGCGGCGCTTGCGCGCCAGGGCGTCGAGGTGTTCGAGACCGATCTCGGCGAATACATCATCCAGCTCGCCGGCGAGCATCCCAGTCACATCATCGCCCCGGCGATTCACCGTTCCGTTGAGGACATCGCGGAGCAATTCGAGGCCCAGCTCGGCACCGCCCGCGACGCCGATCCAGACGCGCTTGCCGCCGCGGCGCGTGAACGTTTGCGCGAGGCCTTTCTCTCCGCTGACATGGGTATCACCGGCGCCAATTTTGTGGTCGCCGACACGGGTACCGTGGCGCTGGTCGAGAATGAAGGCAACATCCGTATCAGCACCTCGATTCCGCGCGTACATGTGGCCTTTGTCGGTATCGAGAAAGTGGTGCCGCGGCTTGCCGATCTCGGTAGCCTGTTGCCGTTGATTAGCCGCGCGGCCACTGGCCAGCGGCTCGGCAACTACGTCAGCCTGATTTCCGGCCCGCGCCGCGCCGACGAACCGGATGGCCCCGAGGCGGTGCACGTGGTTTTTGTCGACAACGGCCGCAGTGCGCTGCTCGGTGATTTGGAGCAGGGTGAGGCGCTGGCCTGCATCCGCTGCGGTGCCTGCCTCAACACCTGCCCGGTGTTCCGCCAGACCGGTGGGCACCCCTATCAATGGGCCTATTCCGGGCCCATCGGTGCGGTGTTGGCGCCAGCGTTGCTCGGTCTTGAACGCGCCTGGATGCTGCCGCAGGCCTCGACTCTGTGCGGTGCCTGCGAGGACGTTTGCCCGGTCCGCATCCCACTGCCGCGGATGCTGGTCACCTGGCGTCAGCGCGCGGCCGATGCCGGACTCGGCTTCACCGGCGAAACGATGGCGATCAAGGCCTATCGTTGGGTCGCAACGCACCCTGGTTTGTTCCATCGCACGATGCGTATGCTGGGCGGGCCGCTGGGTCATGCCCTCGGCGGCGCGCCGGTGCTCACGGAATGGACGCGTTTCCGCGTACTGCCGCCAGCGGATAACGCCGAGAGAGACAAAAAATGA
- a CDS encoding TetR/AcrR family transcriptional regulator, protein MSRPKRSHGNRERLLERGLASLCETGYHGTGLQNMLTAEAVPKGSFYHYSPSKDAFAAESIGHYAEGVFADWDAYFARAGDDALAALRGYFRARVLAL, encoded by the coding sequence ATGTCACGACCCAAGCGCAGTCACGGTAATCGGGAGCGCCTGCTTGAACGCGGGCTGGCCAGCCTATGTGAAACCGGATATCACGGAACCGGCCTGCAGAATATGTTGACTGCGGAAGCCGTGCCCAAGGGGTCGTTTTATCACTACTCCCCCAGTAAGGATGCCTTTGCGGCGGAGAGCATTGGCCATTACGCCGAGGGTGTGTTTGCAGACTGGGATGCTTACTTCGCCCGCGCCGGCGATGATGCCCTGGCTGCTCTGCGCGGGTATTTTCGAGCGCGCGTCTTGGCCTTGTAG
- a CDS encoding putative bifunctional diguanylate cyclase/phosphodiesterase encodes MRIRAEQLRILYDAMPIALLAALLNAAVLGIVQSPLIPMEIISTWLGAVALLTAWRFFGYYRYTRYPPQISEQSRWVARLLVEVLFSGILWGAAAFLLYPPDDPLHQMFLIFVLAGMGAGAVTTLSAMFSAALAYLIPALLPLIASLLLTSSSVSLPMAFMAALFLVMVTLSALRARNTLLELLHARDSQIQADADLRLAATTFRSQEGILITDRAGYVLRINEAASRLSGYSEEALVGRPARELLSTDEAGEAERRSMINALEHKGFWAGECRLVTHDGRRLPVSATVADVRDESGATSHFVGHFQDLSAYKQAQENLDFQTHHDTLTALPNRRLLSERLGRDLSRCRRHARHGAAVFIDLDHFKRINDALGHRVGDHLLEAVARRLSENIRDEDTVARFGGDEFVVVLTGLDAQLAHATEQARQAADKLREIIAAPYQHQGNPLHLTASLGIAIYPVDREDAETVLTRADTALYQVKERGRNGLAFYQPGMLDAVRTRLSIENALRHALEEDEFELVFQPQVDSDSRPVGVEALLRWNRPGYGRVMPAEFIPVAEDSGLILPVGNWVLRTACATLSRWRHLMPGNPTLPLSVNVSPRQFFQADFVPHVLDCLGTYGLSGNHLELELTESVLLDDIVETRSKMRELAGHGIRFALDDFGTGYSSLRYLQQLPITTLKIDQSFVRELRTNDDNTAIIRSILSVAQHLGLKVVAEGVETDAQARLLDDLGCRIHQGYRYSVPIGEREFLAWIGSRGAGRQTREPATR; translated from the coding sequence GTGCGCATCCGAGCTGAGCAACTGCGCATCCTGTACGACGCAATGCCAATCGCCTTACTCGCTGCATTGCTCAACGCCGCTGTTCTCGGCATCGTGCAAAGCCCCTTGATCCCCATGGAAATCATTTCCACCTGGCTGGGTGCCGTTGCGCTGCTCACGGCCTGGCGTTTTTTCGGCTACTACCGCTATACCCGCTACCCGCCACAGATATCCGAGCAATCGCGCTGGGTTGCGCGCCTCCTCGTCGAAGTGTTGTTTTCCGGTATTTTATGGGGCGCGGCCGCCTTCCTCCTCTACCCACCCGACGACCCGCTGCACCAGATGTTTCTGATTTTCGTGCTCGCCGGTATGGGTGCAGGCGCAGTGACCACGCTTTCGGCCATGTTCAGCGCCGCACTCGCCTATCTCATACCCGCCCTACTCCCGTTGATCGCCAGTCTGTTGCTCACGAGCAGCTCAGTGAGTCTGCCCATGGCCTTCATGGCGGCCTTGTTTCTGGTCATGGTCACGCTCTCCGCCCTGCGCGCGCGCAACACCCTCCTCGAACTGCTGCACGCGCGGGATTCACAGATACAGGCCGACGCCGATCTGCGCCTTGCAGCCACCACCTTCCGCAGTCAGGAAGGCATTCTGATCACCGACCGTGCCGGATACGTTCTGCGCATCAATGAAGCGGCCAGCCGGTTGTCTGGCTACTCCGAGGAGGCGCTTGTCGGACGCCCGGCCCGTGAGCTGCTATCGACCGACGAGGCCGGCGAAGCTGAGCGCCGTTCAATGATCAATGCACTTGAGCACAAAGGCTTCTGGGCTGGCGAATGTCGGCTCGTCACCCATGACGGGCGTCGTCTGCCGGTGAGCGCCACCGTGGCCGACGTACGCGATGAGAGCGGCGCGACGAGCCACTTTGTAGGTCATTTCCAGGATCTTTCGGCCTACAAACAGGCACAGGAAAATCTGGATTTTCAGACGCATCATGACACGCTCACCGCCCTGCCCAACCGACGCCTGCTGAGCGAGCGTCTGGGTCGTGACCTTTCGCGGTGCCGTCGCCACGCTCGACATGGCGCCGCCGTATTTATCGATCTCGACCACTTCAAGCGCATCAACGACGCCCTCGGTCATCGTGTGGGCGATCACCTGCTCGAAGCCGTCGCACGCCGACTGAGCGAAAATATTCGCGACGAGGACACGGTCGCGCGCTTTGGCGGGGACGAATTCGTGGTCGTGCTCACCGGTCTCGACGCACAACTAGCACACGCGACCGAACAGGCACGTCAGGCAGCAGATAAGCTCAGAGAAATCATCGCCGCCCCTTACCAGCACCAGGGCAACCCTTTGCACCTGACCGCGAGCCTCGGCATCGCCATCTATCCAGTGGATCGCGAGGACGCAGAAACCGTACTGACACGCGCCGATACCGCTCTTTACCAGGTCAAGGAACGCGGGCGCAACGGCCTGGCCTTCTACCAGCCCGGCATGCTTGACGCCGTGCGCACCCGCTTGAGCATCGAAAATGCCCTGCGCCATGCATTGGAAGAGGATGAATTCGAGTTGGTCTTCCAACCCCAGGTCGATTCCGACAGCCGACCGGTCGGTGTCGAGGCACTGCTGCGCTGGAATCGCCCCGGATACGGCCGCGTCATGCCCGCCGAGTTTATCCCCGTGGCCGAGGACAGCGGCCTGATCCTACCGGTCGGCAATTGGGTGCTGCGCACGGCCTGCGCGACGCTTTCCCGCTGGCGTCATCTCATGCCCGGCAACCCAACCCTGCCGCTATCGGTCAACGTCAGCCCCCGCCAGTTCTTCCAGGCGGACTTCGTCCCGCACGTGCTCGACTGCCTCGGCACATACGGTCTGAGCGGCAACCATCTCGAATTGGAACTGACCGAGAGCGTGCTCCTCGACGACATCGTGGAAACGCGCAGCAAGATGCGTGAACTCGCCGGGCATGGTATCCGCTTCGCCCTAGACGATTTCGGTACCGGCTATTCTTCGCTGCGCTATTTGCAGCAACTCCCCATCACCACCTTGAAGATCGACCAATCCTTCGTGCGCGAGCTGCGCACGAACGACGACAATACGGCCATCATCCGATCGATTCTGTCGGTGGCACAACATCTCGGGTTGAAGGTGGTGGCCGAAGGTGTGGAAACGGATGCGCAGGCGCGCCTGCTGGATGACCTCGGTTGTCGCATACATCAGGGCTACCGTTACAGCGTGCCGATTGGCGAACGGGAATTTCTCGCCTGGATCGGTTCCCGAGGTGCCGGTCGGCAGACCCGGGAACCAGCGACACGTTAG